Below is a genomic region from Escherichia ruysiae.
TTCAGGTATTTGTCGTCATTCTCGGTAGTATTGCGATGTTAAGTCAGGCGGCAATGGCACCTGCGTTGTTCATCCTCGGTGCAGCCGGTTTTACGCTCTATCCGGTGGCGATGGCCTGGGCTTGCGAGAAAGTTGAACATCATCAGCTGGTGGCAATGAATCAGGCGTTATTGTTAAGTTATACCGTCGGTAGTCTGCTTGGCCCGTCTTTTACTGCCATGTTAATGCAGAATTTCTCTGATAATCTGCTGTTTATCATGATCGCCAGTGTGTCGTTTATTTATTTACTCATGCTGCTTCGCAACGCCGGTCATACACCAAAACCCGTTGCTCACGTGTAAATGAATGAGTGCAGAGTGTGAACTGGCTGTTTCGCACTCTGTTTTTTGTTTCCTCTGTACAACTATCTTTTAGCAAATTTTATTCGTAAAAAAATAAAGTGTGCAGCAGGTTATAATTTTGCATTCCGCTATTTCCGCACGTCTTGTTTGCCGCGCATAATTCCTCGTTTTCTAAATATCCATTAAATATTGGCGAAGGATCGATCTATGGCTGGGAACGTTCAGGAAAAACAGTTGCGATGGTACAACATTGCTTTGATGTCATTTATTACCGTTTGGGGCTTTGGCAACGTTGTAAATAACTATGCCAACCAGGGACTGGTGGTTGTTTTTTCATGGGTATTTATTTTTGCGCTCTATTTCACACCTTATGCCCTGATTGTCGGCCAGTTAGGTTCGACCTTTAAAGACGGGAGAGGGGGCGTTAGTACCTGGATTAAACATACCATGGGGCCAGGGCTGGCTTACCTTGCAGCATGGACCTACTGGGTGGTGCATATTCCTTATTTGGCACAAAAACCACAGGCAATACTGATCGCGCTCGGTTGGGCGATGAAAGGCGATGGTTCGTTAATCAAAGAATATTCGGTCGTAGCGTTACAGGGGTTAACGCTGGTGCTGTTTATCTTCTTTATGTGGGTTGCCTCCCGAGGCATGAAGTCACTGAAAATTGTTGGTTCAGTGGCAGGGATTGCGATGTTTGTCATGTCGCTCCTCTATGTGGCGATGGCGGTAACCGCGCCTGCGATTACTGAAGTGCATATTGCGACTACTAATATTACCTGGGAAACATTCATACCACATATCGATTTCACCTACATTACCACCATTTCAATGCTGGTTTTTGCGGTTGGTGGTGCTGAGAAGATTTCTCCTTACGTTAACCAAACACGCAACCCAGGAAAAGAATTTCCAAAAGGGATGTTGTGTCTGGCGGGCATGGTAGCAGTATGTGCGATTCTCGGCTCACTGGCGATGGGGATGATGTTTGACTCGCGCAATATTCCCGATGATTTGATGACTAACGGTCAGTATTACGCCTTCCAGAAGCTGGGGGAGTATTACAATATGGGTAATACCTTAATGGTGATTTATGCCATTGCGAACACTCTGGGGCAAGTTGCCGCACTGGTATTTTCGATTGATGCACCGCTTAAAGTGTTATTAGGCGATGCCGACAGCAAATATATTCCAGCAAGTTTATGTCGTACCAACGCTTCTGGTACGCCGGTTAATGGTTATTTTCTGACTCTGGTGCTGGTGGCGATCCTGATTATGCTACCGACTCTCGGCATCGGTGATATGAACAATCTCTATAAATGGCTGTTGAATCTTAACTCGGTAGTGATGCCGCTGCGTTATTTGTGGGTATTTGTTGCGTTTATTGCTGTCGTTCGCCTGGCGCAGAAATATAAACCAGAGTATGTCTTTATTCGTAATAAGCCGATGGCAATGACCGTCGGGATATGGTGTTTTGCCTTTACCGCTTTTGCCTGCCTGACAGGAATTTTCCCTAAAATGGAAGCCTTCACTGCAGAGTGGACATTCCAATTGGCACTGAACATTACTACGCCATTTGTCCTCGTTGGACTGGGGCTGATATTCCCGCTGCTTGCACGTAAAGCGAATACAAAATAGTCATCATGCCCCGGTTCGCCGGGGCTGTGATATCAAATAGACTAAAATTAGATCAGGCCTGATAAGGCAAAAGTTAAGTTTTTCTTAAGAGATGAAAGAAAATCAACGCTACCGTGATAATACGAATTTTAGTTATCGGAGACCATTATTTTTAGATATGGTGATAGTTTTAATTATTGGTTATTTTGCAAGTTATTATTTTGGGCTCTGGAGTAAACTCTTGCGCATAGTAATAACATGATTTTTACGGCTAAATTTTCAACAAAGATTGGTAATGTAAACTCGTATTTTTTGATCTGCATCAATGAATTCGCACGTTGCTAATTATGGTTAAATTTGCTGAGAATGATTGCGGTTATTGTTTGGATATGCAGATGGTATATTGATTCACTGGCGTAATATTCTGTAAAAACTATATTTTATAGTGTTTTAATCTGGTAAAAATCATCTCCCGACAGAATCTTCTCATGCCTGGTGTAGTTCACAGTCTTTTGTTTTAAAAATAAAATAGTGCTCTAATGTTGCATCTATTGTTTTATCGAACGTGTGTTCCTGAAAATATTTATCTGTTAGGTTGATGGACAAATTACAGCCTGGGCAGTGAAATTTTCACGATCACTTTCTGACTAAATCTTACTTTAAGGTTACTGATTAATATATTTGGGCTAAGAGAGTCGTATTACACATGTCTTAAATAAGATAAATAAACAGAATGGATTACTGACAATAGATATTAATACCTCTTTTGGATAATTATAGAGTAGATGTCACAACTCGGCAGGATGTGCTAGTTGTGTTGTTACAGGGTAATTTTTTCATATCTAAATTATTTCGTTGAATGATTAACGAAAGGCGGTAGCGTGGGTGAAAGATACAAAGATGAGTGTTACATATAACAATATTGTTCTGGTTAAAATAAGAAGCATGATAATCACTTGTGGAAATTAAGAAAAAATTAATCTTCTCATCATGACATATTTGTTATATTGGAATAATGAAATTAAGAAAGTCATAAAAAGGAGGGTAACATCGGCTAATATACAGAACTTTATACGATCTTATATTAAAGCTATTGATAACATTTTAGTCAGAACACCAGTATGTATAGCATTACCGAAAAATTAAACTCAAGATTTAACACTGCGGTTATATTAGCTGTTACTGTCTATATTGTCTTGTCATTTATTACCGCAATTGATTTCCATAAAAAAATAGCAGAAAACTCTGCACAGATTAACCTTATACTCATCAATAACAATTTGAATAATTTTTTTTCTAAAGTTGAAAAAGAGGCTGATGCATTAAAAGATGCAATCTATCTGTTACATGATGAAGATGAAATAAAGCGAGCAGTCCTTCATCGCATGAAAAAAATAGACGCGGTTAATTTAGTAGGGATAATGCTCAATAATGGAAAATATCTTAGCTTTATTCGAACTGAGAATGGGGAGGTAAAATTTCTGGGGCAATCAGAACCCGGTAAACCTTTTATTGGTGACGATGGTGATATCAGCGATAACTACTTTAATCCGGAATCACGACCATGGAATAAATTACCAAGGGGGACTTATTCAAAATGGTCACCATGGTATAATTGTTATGGTATTGCCGGAAAAAAATGTTTTTCGTTTTCACTACGACCATCCGAAGAAGAAAAAAAATCATTTGCTTTGAAGCTAATACATCTGGATCTTGATGAAAAATATTTCAGTAATTTTTTAAATAAACTGGCTGGTGATTCTGATATTTTATTCATGGAACAGAACAAAAGGATTATGGTGGGTAATGAAAAATCAATGTTACATCTTATTGTCCGTGATTTATCGGGAAGTTATAACATAAGCAATAATAGTGGCAACTATACAGATAATGTTATCTCACTCCCCAGGCTTCCTGATGTCAGATTCCATTATTTCCACTATCAAAAATCAGAAGATACAAACATCAATAAATATTTTACACTGATGTTTTTATGTGGCTTGGTTTGTTTTTGTTTATTATGGTATATCGTTGAAAAAATAACAAGAAAAATCAAAGGTGAATCCAGCAAACTGATAGAACATCTGAAAAAATTAGCTAATTCAGTATATCGCAACGACACAATTGATATTGTGCAAAATGACAGTGGTGAGATTGTTGAACTCAAAAAAATCATTAATAATATCAGCGATAAATACAAGGAGCGTATGGACCGATTACTTAATCTTGTGTCCTATGAACAAGGAAGTTGCTTTTATATTAATAAGGCTATTATTGAAACTAATAATAAAACCTATTTGGCAATTGGTATGCTTTGCATCTATGGATTAGAGTTTGTTGAAGCGGTATATGGAAGTCAGAAATTTCATGAGATTTTTAATGATATAAAATCTAAGATATCACAAAAATATTCAAAATATTGTGATATCGTAAAAATCTCAACTGAAACATACTTGTTGCTATGTCACACTGATTGCGAAGAGTTCATCGAAAAATTATCGGTTTTAAACTTTCCTGAACATATATTTTGCATAAGAAATATATATATCCACAAGATTGCCATTTGCGAAAATTTTTCAGGGGAAAATGTATCGATTTATGAAAGGAAACTGAAACTGGCATTAACAGCTATGCGGGAAAATAAAGAATCTGAATTTATTTTTTATGATGACATCAAAGTCCATGAGCTTGATCAAAAGGTCTGGGTGGCAGGAAATATAAAAAAAGCGATTGCGAGTAATGAGCTTTATTTAGTATATCAACCGATTGTTGATATGGATAATAATAGGGTTGTAGGCGCGGAGGCGTTATGTCGCTGGTTGTCCTGCGAAAATGGGGTAATACCGCCATCAATTTTTGTACCTGTTGCTGAAGAAATAGGATTAATTAAAGAACTGGGTGATTTTGTTCTCGAAACAGCTATTAGCGAATTTGGGGTGTTTAGTTGTGAATATGAGGTTGCTAACGATTTTCTCCTGCATATCAATGTTTCTCCCTGGCAATTAAATGAATTTGACTTCCACACTCGTGTTCTTACTTTAATTAATGCATTTGGTGTAAATGCTGAACAAATCTGCCTGGAGATCACCGAGTCAGCAGTAAAAGATATAAATGATAGCTTTTACAATAATATAAATATTTTAAAAGAAAATGGTATCAAGATTTCCCTTGATGATTTCGGAAGTGGATTAGCTGACCTGAAAAAACTTTATAAAGTGAGACCTGATAGCATTAAAATTGATTCAGAGTTTACCTCTGGTATTTTCGATGAAACTAACAAAGTTGTATATTTTATATCCAGTCTTGCTCGTGAAGAAAATATGCCGGTAATAGCTGAAGGTGTTGAAACTGAAAGTCAGGCTAGAGAGTTGCAAAAATTAGGATTCTCTCATGTTCAGGGATACTTATACCAGAAACCGTTACCGTTTTCAGAATGGCATATAGACAGCAAACCGAAAAAAAGAAAATAAAGCAATGTTCAAATATAAAAAAAAGGCGGCAGTGATCTGTTTTTTGTATTTTTTGTGCGTCGCTGTAGTAACTTGTTATTTATACACCATTTATGTTAAAGGCCGCATTAATTCGGTGAAGGTATCTATTGTAGATAGTGGGCTTGCAATAGCTAATGTTTCTGAGTATCGCCGCTCAGTATCTAATAATATATTTTATGAACTTGAGGTTTCGCCAGAAGAGTTGTTAAAAAAAATACGCAATAGCTTTGCTGGCTATGAAAACCCTGGATATTTGTATGATCTCGGTCCTTATATGATTAGTGATGGTAAATGTATCAAAGTTACAACGAAAGGGGATAATTTTTGTGACGACATAGTTTCCTCTATTCGGGTAATTAATGAATTTGAAAGAGGCATTATTAGCTTAAAAAATAAGTGCTATGTTTATTATGCTCATCCCATTGCAAAACGTACAAGTTTGATATCAGTGGTAGATCCTGAACGTTATTTATCTTTGATAAGAAATCAATCAGGGGAACGAGAAGATATCTATGTCTCATTTTATGATATTAATGATAATGAAAAGAAAATCGCAGGTGATGATTTTTTGATAAATGATGCAGTATTTGAGATGTCAGCTATCACTCTGTCGTATTCTTATCTTCCAGAAATGATGTTTATTATTGCCTATAAAAAAAGTAAATATCTATATATATGTGCGTTTTTCGTTTTTGCGTCGGCAATATCTGCAGTCATAATGTATGTTTATTATGTTAAATTATTGCGTGATATTATAAATAAGGGTAGATTGGAAAAAGAATCTATATTGTCGAATCATCAATATGATTTACGTGGAGAAAATCTATTCTTTAATACGGAAGAGATTAATGCAATTCGAGAGATATATGACTTTGGCACTTGTGATGCATTAACCAGGGCTTCTGGTCGCCGGAGTTTTGATAAAGAAATCAAGATACTGAGAAAAAGTTTTGGCTACCTGTGTCTATTTGATGTGGATAAATTTAAAACCATTAATGATAAGTTTGGTCATTTATTTGGTGATGAAGTACTCATCAAACTTGTTAATATCATTAAAGAAGAGTTACCCCGTCGTGAAGGGGAAATATACCGGTTTGGCGGTGATGAGTTTGCTATTATTTATTATGAGAAAGATAAAAATAAGCTATCAAGAATTTTGCACAGAGTTGTTCATTTCGCCATTGGTGGGTTAAATTGTAGTTGCAGTATAGGTGTTGCCAGCACAGATGAGTGCATGAATAACATTGAACGGTTGAAATTGCTGGCAGATGAACGGTTATATAAAAGTAAGCAAAATGGCCGAGCACAGATAACGTGGTGTTGATATTTTAATTTGCATGGCATTGGTCATCGATGTTTATAAAAATCACACAGTTCAAGTTATATTATTAATGAATCGTTAAGTGCAATGCTCATAAAAAATAAAGTAATATTAAACAAAATCCTTTTGGTTGTTGCTATACTGCTATGTTTTGTTTTTTTATCAATTGTTGAACAGCCTCTTGGATTTTATCAACAAACATTATTTTCAATTATTATTTGTATCGCTGCTATCTTCCTTAATTTTCTCAAAGGAAGGATGATTACTCTGA
It encodes:
- a CDS encoding APC family permease — encoded protein: MAGNVQEKQLRWYNIALMSFITVWGFGNVVNNYANQGLVVVFSWVFIFALYFTPYALIVGQLGSTFKDGRGGVSTWIKHTMGPGLAYLAAWTYWVVHIPYLAQKPQAILIALGWAMKGDGSLIKEYSVVALQGLTLVLFIFFMWVASRGMKSLKIVGSVAGIAMFVMSLLYVAMAVTAPAITEVHIATTNITWETFIPHIDFTYITTISMLVFAVGGAEKISPYVNQTRNPGKEFPKGMLCLAGMVAVCAILGSLAMGMMFDSRNIPDDLMTNGQYYAFQKLGEYYNMGNTLMVIYAIANTLGQVAALVFSIDAPLKVLLGDADSKYIPASLCRTNASGTPVNGYFLTLVLVAILIMLPTLGIGDMNNLYKWLLNLNSVVMPLRYLWVFVAFIAVVRLAQKYKPEYVFIRNKPMAMTVGIWCFAFTAFACLTGIFPKMEAFTAEWTFQLALNITTPFVLVGLGLIFPLLARKANTK
- a CDS encoding sensor domain-containing phosphodiesterase, which codes for MYSITEKLNSRFNTAVILAVTVYIVLSFITAIDFHKKIAENSAQINLILINNNLNNFFSKVEKEADALKDAIYLLHDEDEIKRAVLHRMKKIDAVNLVGIMLNNGKYLSFIRTENGEVKFLGQSEPGKPFIGDDGDISDNYFNPESRPWNKLPRGTYSKWSPWYNCYGIAGKKCFSFSLRPSEEEKKSFALKLIHLDLDEKYFSNFLNKLAGDSDILFMEQNKRIMVGNEKSMLHLIVRDLSGSYNISNNSGNYTDNVISLPRLPDVRFHYFHYQKSEDTNINKYFTLMFLCGLVCFCLLWYIVEKITRKIKGESSKLIEHLKKLANSVYRNDTIDIVQNDSGEIVELKKIINNISDKYKERMDRLLNLVSYEQGSCFYINKAIIETNNKTYLAIGMLCIYGLEFVEAVYGSQKFHEIFNDIKSKISQKYSKYCDIVKISTETYLLLCHTDCEEFIEKLSVLNFPEHIFCIRNIYIHKIAICENFSGENVSIYERKLKLALTAMRENKESEFIFYDDIKVHELDQKVWVAGNIKKAIASNELYLVYQPIVDMDNNRVVGAEALCRWLSCENGVIPPSIFVPVAEEIGLIKELGDFVLETAISEFGVFSCEYEVANDFLLHINVSPWQLNEFDFHTRVLTLINAFGVNAEQICLEITESAVKDINDSFYNNINILKENGIKISLDDFGSGLADLKKLYKVRPDSIKIDSEFTSGIFDETNKVVYFISSLAREENMPVIAEGVETESQARELQKLGFSHVQGYLYQKPLPFSEWHIDSKPKKRK
- a CDS encoding GGDEF domain-containing protein translates to MFKYKKKAAVICFLYFLCVAVVTCYLYTIYVKGRINSVKVSIVDSGLAIANVSEYRRSVSNNIFYELEVSPEELLKKIRNSFAGYENPGYLYDLGPYMISDGKCIKVTTKGDNFCDDIVSSIRVINEFERGIISLKNKCYVYYAHPIAKRTSLISVVDPERYLSLIRNQSGEREDIYVSFYDINDNEKKIAGDDFLINDAVFEMSAITLSYSYLPEMMFIIAYKKSKYLYICAFFVFASAISAVIMYVYYVKLLRDIINKGRLEKESILSNHQYDLRGENLFFNTEEINAIREIYDFGTCDALTRASGRRSFDKEIKILRKSFGYLCLFDVDKFKTINDKFGHLFGDEVLIKLVNIIKEELPRREGEIYRFGGDEFAIIYYEKDKNKLSRILHRVVHFAIGGLNCSCSIGVASTDECMNNIERLKLLADERLYKSKQNGRAQITWC